One genomic window of Nakamurella panacisegetis includes the following:
- a CDS encoding DUF6474 family protein, with translation MFGKKSSTGGKDLAKAEKKVARKAEKAERKAAKSAEKVAPKSIIGTLTDPKTARRALAVAKIAGPIVAPFALKAATSTRGFIDERRAIRLGVTADEVAAYRGPTGPAGARIAGLRTSIDELRRRRTTDLQIVRFADVAKARLADLNTAVQTAASMPPARRRGTLAAVSKELNQIEADLMTYLVGHRG, from the coding sequence ATGTTCGGAAAGAAGAGCTCCACCGGCGGCAAGGATCTCGCCAAGGCAGAGAAGAAGGTTGCCCGCAAGGCGGAGAAGGCCGAGCGCAAGGCAGCGAAATCGGCCGAGAAGGTGGCACCGAAGAGCATCATCGGCACCCTGACCGACCCGAAGACCGCGCGGCGGGCCCTGGCCGTGGCCAAGATCGCCGGCCCGATCGTCGCTCCGTTCGCCTTGAAGGCGGCGACCAGCACCCGCGGTTTCATCGACGAGCGTCGCGCCATTCGGTTGGGCGTGACGGCCGACGAGGTGGCGGCCTACCGTGGCCCGACCGGCCCGGCCGGAGCCCGCATCGCCGGCCTGCGCACCTCGATCGACGAACTGCGCCGCCGACGGACCACCGACCTGCAGATCGTCCGGTTCGCCGACGTCGCCAAGGCACGGCTGGCCGATCTGAACACGGCTGTCCAGACGGCGGCGTCCATGCCCCCCGCCCGCCGTCGCGGCACGCTGGCCGCGGTCAGCAAGGAACTCAACCAGATCGAGGCCGACCTGATGACGTACCTGGTCGGCCACCGGGGCTGA
- a CDS encoding YcnI family copper-binding membrane protein, translated as MSFSRPSRMLVVSTLTALGLTLGAGIASAHVSVNPNTAVAGSYTKLTFRVPNESAKAQTVKFTINFPMDHPFASVSVKKEPGWTAVATTTKLTTPVSDDDNADITQAVSSITWTADASGRIALGQFAEFDVSVGPVPKVASMAFAATQTYSDGSVVTWDQPTPASGVEPEKPAPVLIVSAATTAAAAAVTSAAVPTVTAAAIPGTDDTSARVLGVAGIIVGAFGLLVAAVALRRARLTS; from the coding sequence ATGTCGTTCTCACGACCCAGCCGGATGCTGGTCGTCTCCACCCTGACCGCTCTCGGCCTCACGCTCGGCGCCGGGATCGCATCGGCCCACGTCTCGGTGAATCCCAACACCGCCGTGGCCGGCAGCTACACCAAGCTCACGTTCCGCGTGCCCAACGAGTCGGCCAAGGCCCAGACGGTGAAGTTCACCATCAACTTCCCGATGGACCATCCCTTCGCCTCCGTGTCGGTGAAGAAGGAGCCGGGGTGGACCGCGGTGGCCACCACCACGAAACTGACCACCCCGGTCTCCGACGACGACAACGCCGACATCACCCAGGCGGTCAGCAGCATCACCTGGACCGCTGATGCCTCCGGACGGATCGCCCTCGGGCAGTTCGCCGAGTTCGACGTATCGGTCGGCCCGGTTCCGAAGGTCGCCTCGATGGCCTTCGCCGCCACCCAGACCTACAGCGACGGCAGCGTCGTCACATGGGACCAACCCACCCCGGCGTCTGGGGTGGAACCGGAGAAGCCGGCGCCGGTATTGATCGTCTCGGCCGCCACGACCGCGGCTGCGGCTGCGGTGACAAGCGCTGCCGTTCCCACCGTGACGGCCGCGGCCATCCCCGGCACCGACGACACGTCGGCCCGGGTGCTCGGCGTCGCCGGGATCATTGTGGGCGCCTTCGGCCTGCTGGTCGCAGCGGTCGCCCTGCGTCGGGCACGGTTGACGTCGTGA
- a CDS encoding phosphotransferase: MTPTVRPWTDLARRAAPQLRLRGVEVIETGWDSRILRAVAASGERWIFRFPRRAEVLPDLARERTLLDLLGGALPVAVPDWQVHARVGPQLVIGYPELPGFPAAEEPLGDGDFDFRIALPPPAVYAGSLGRTLAVLHRLTPPGLPAATAGDLRTVTDRLLRRSADLPVPAVLSAYWQSWIDDDTLWAFEPRLTHGDVHPGHTMIDDAGALVGLIDWTDSGWDDPASDFVDPRHAFGPAFGADLLAAYARAGGVTAGVSDRVIRRQSFGALHAARFGVDHARPELTRRALERMTGQAAHLECGRSPV; this comes from the coding sequence ATGACCCCAACCGTCCGGCCCTGGACCGACCTGGCTCGCCGGGCCGCTCCGCAGTTGCGGCTGCGCGGTGTCGAGGTGATCGAAACCGGTTGGGATTCCCGGATTCTGCGGGCCGTGGCGGCCTCCGGAGAGCGATGGATCTTCCGGTTCCCGCGGCGCGCCGAGGTGCTGCCCGATCTGGCCCGCGAGCGGACACTGCTCGACCTGCTCGGTGGTGCCCTCCCGGTGGCCGTACCGGATTGGCAGGTACACGCCAGGGTCGGCCCGCAGCTGGTCATCGGCTACCCCGAGTTGCCCGGGTTCCCGGCCGCCGAGGAACCCCTGGGGGACGGCGACTTCGACTTCCGCATCGCGCTGCCCCCGCCCGCGGTCTACGCCGGCAGCCTGGGCCGCACCCTGGCCGTGCTGCACCGGCTGACCCCGCCCGGCCTGCCGGCCGCGACGGCCGGGGACCTCCGCACGGTCACCGACCGGCTGCTGCGCAGGTCGGCCGACCTGCCGGTCCCGGCTGTCCTGTCGGCCTACTGGCAGTCCTGGATCGATGACGACACCCTCTGGGCCTTCGAACCGAGATTGACCCACGGCGATGTCCACCCAGGGCACACGATGATCGACGACGCCGGCGCCCTGGTCGGACTGATCGATTGGACCGACTCCGGTTGGGATGATCCGGCCTCCGACTTCGTCGATCCACGGCACGCGTTCGGTCCGGCGTTCGGCGCCGACCTGCTGGCCGCCTACGCACGGGCCGGCGGTGTCACGGCGGGGGTGTCCGACCGCGTCATCCGGCGGCAGTCGTTCGGGGCGCTGCACGCGGCTCGGTTCGGAGTCGATCACGCACGGCCCGAGCTGACGCGCCGCGCGCTGGAACGGATGACCGGACAGGCCGCACACCTGGAGTGCGGACGGTCGCCGGTGTGA
- a CDS encoding oxidoreductase, with protein sequence MKAASWGVERTLIIHRRRPGAHVSAWKTEGIANLTGRRMVVTGANTGLGFASASTFARAGAEVVLAVRNADKGRAAAEKIRIDSPGASVRVGLLDLADLASVRKFGEAEAGRGPIDVLMNNAGVMLVPRREFTVDGFEMHMGVNHLGHVALTALLLPALVAAPAGRVVSLSSTAHRVAHRLDPGLNRTGQYAPMRAYGQSKLATLLFGLELDRRLRAAGSTVTSVIAHPGWSATELMARDDHPGLMTAFSRKATAIMGSSATEGARSQIAAAVDRSIPGGSFIGPALGLRGRPHRSSMNSAASDPISAAWLWDVSNELTGADFGLPAAR encoded by the coding sequence ATGAAGGCTGCGTCCTGGGGAGTAGAACGGACCTTGATCATTCACCGTCGTAGACCGGGAGCGCATGTGTCCGCTTGGAAGACCGAGGGTATAGCGAATCTGACTGGCCGTCGCATGGTGGTGACGGGAGCCAACACCGGTCTCGGGTTCGCCAGCGCATCGACCTTCGCCCGAGCCGGGGCGGAGGTGGTGCTGGCCGTCCGGAACGCCGACAAGGGCCGGGCGGCGGCGGAGAAGATCCGCATCGACAGTCCGGGGGCGTCGGTGCGGGTGGGCCTCCTGGACCTGGCCGACCTGGCCTCGGTGCGGAAGTTCGGCGAGGCGGAGGCCGGTCGGGGACCGATCGACGTGCTGATGAACAACGCCGGGGTGATGCTCGTCCCGCGTCGGGAGTTCACCGTGGACGGGTTCGAGATGCACATGGGCGTCAACCATCTCGGACACGTGGCGTTGACCGCGCTGCTGCTGCCGGCCCTCGTCGCCGCGCCGGCCGGCCGGGTCGTCTCGCTGTCGTCCACCGCGCACCGGGTGGCGCACCGGCTCGACCCCGGCCTCAACCGGACCGGCCAGTACGCGCCCATGCGGGCCTACGGGCAGTCCAAGCTGGCGACCCTGTTGTTCGGGCTCGAACTGGACCGGCGGCTCCGGGCGGCCGGATCCACGGTCACCTCGGTGATCGCCCATCCCGGCTGGTCGGCCACCGAACTGATGGCCCGGGACGACCACCCGGGTCTGATGACGGCGTTCTCCCGTAAGGCGACGGCGATCATGGGCTCCAGTGCCACCGAGGGGGCTCGATCCCAGATCGCCGCGGCCGTCGACCGGTCGATCCCGGGCGGGTCGTTCATCGGCCCGGCGCTCGGGCTGCGCGGACGGCCGCACCGGTCGTCGATGAACTCAGCCGCTTCCGACCCGATCTCGGCGGCCTGGTTGTGGGACGTGTCGAACGAGTTGACCGGCGCGGATTTCGGCTTGCCGGCCGCCCGCTGA
- a CDS encoding copper resistance CopC family protein, whose translation MTIARRALIRLLAGLVLAVGLSVAVAGSASAHDVLISSTPADGSTLKAAPSTVTFVFDQPVQNFDPVIALIGPDGKHYESGTARVDGSTVSGSVTSGPAGAYIASYRIVSADGHPVTGEVHFTLAAGATPVTGSGATSGSATSGSAASGSAAASRATAAVTSGAPTSSAVVTPETTKSRLSAWVWIGLIVAAVVIAIAAVIILRRPPGKNAPDRVKSADRDY comes from the coding sequence GTGACGATCGCCCGGCGGGCCCTGATCCGTCTGCTGGCCGGCCTGGTGCTGGCGGTGGGACTCTCCGTCGCCGTCGCCGGTTCGGCCTCGGCCCACGACGTGCTGATCTCGAGCACACCGGCCGACGGTTCCACGCTGAAGGCGGCGCCGTCGACGGTCACCTTCGTATTCGACCAACCGGTGCAGAACTTCGATCCGGTGATCGCCTTGATCGGGCCGGATGGCAAGCACTACGAGTCCGGGACAGCCCGGGTCGACGGCAGCACGGTGTCCGGATCGGTGACCAGCGGACCCGCCGGGGCGTACATCGCGTCCTACCGGATCGTCTCGGCCGACGGGCATCCCGTCACCGGTGAGGTGCACTTCACCCTGGCCGCCGGGGCCACCCCGGTGACCGGTTCGGGTGCGACGTCGGGAAGTGCGACGTCGGGAAGTGCGGCGTCGGGAAGTGCGGCGGCGTCACGTGCGACGGCCGCGGTGACCAGTGGGGCGCCGACGTCGTCGGCGGTGGTCACTCCCGAGACGACGAAATCACGGCTGTCGGCCTGGGTCTGGATCGGACTGATCGTGGCGGCCGTGGTCATCGCCATCGCGGCCGTGATCATCCTCCGCCGGCCACCCGGCAAGAACGCGCCCGACCGCGTGAAATCGGCTGACCGGGACTACTGA